The following DNA comes from Salvia splendens isolate huo1 chromosome 17, SspV2, whole genome shotgun sequence.
ATCGGCCCTCCCTGTGATGCAAATAGGTTCGCGTCCTTCATCATGCGAACTATTTTGGCAAGAAAGCGCTCCATTTCTCTCTGCACCCCGCCCAAACGGAATCTTGAGCTTCTGAGTTGATACGTATAAAAAAACTAACTAGGAAAGCACCTGGAAAAGATCATTCTTCGTACGAAACTGTATTCCGGGAATGAAATGCAACCACATTGGGAATCCCCTGTTCAAACAAGGTAGAAAACATTAAGTGGTTGAAATTGAGTGATTTCATCTTTGATTCAAGATAGATCGAAAAAAGCTTCCAACTTCACAATCCTTATAATAAAATAAGCTCCATAATAAACGAAAAGACTAACCCGTAGTTCCACTCAGCACAGCCATAGGGTCCGATTCTCAAATGCACAAAGAGGCCGGCTTTGTGAACTTCCTTCACGAACCGTATTAAGTCGAACCTGCCTTCAAAATAGTACTAAGTCAGAGTATGAGGTAACAACGTCGAATGAGAATGAAAGAAGAGTATCTTATTACATCTAGTATGTCATTTTGTTTAGTGCAATGACAGCCATATATCTATAGAAaatgtacaaattctgtcaccacCTCAGTCATTAGTTGCCAACAATTACATGGATTAAACTTGTTGCATATTCTAGAGTATAAATTGATTCACATATGAACACAATAAAGTATAATAAATAGTAACATAAAAACACAGTCTAGTAGTACTAAATAACTCCAAAATACTCttcaactaaactaaactgaaTTTGAAAGTACTACTCTTGACGTAGTATTTCGGATTGCTTCGACACATGTAGCCAGACTGACACTTGAACTCAAAACTTCGGGCAATGTAAGCATACACTCGAATCACAAGTAAACCGTAGCTCGTATACCTCTCCCTTCACAGGCTCGTGATAATTCCAGAAGACACAAGTCTCTATCACGTCGATCCCTCCTTCCTTCGCCTTCCCAATGATTTCCGGCCAAACCTTCAAACCAACAAACAAACCACTTGCATCTTTTACAACCTCAAACcaattaacataaaaaaaaaaaactaaaatagcaGCTTACATCTGGTGTAGTGCGCGGGTAATGAACGGATCCCGACTGCAAGATCCTCCGTTTCCCATCGATGATCAACGCCTTGCTATCATAACTCACTGACCTTGAAACTGCAGTTTGGAATAAACCGCAATCAAACAGTAAAACTACAAAGACAAGTGCAGATAACAACATAGATTTTGAAGATTCAGCAGcacacattattattattacaatcAAAGTAAGAGAAAAAGCATGACCGAACCTCGTATTTATGCTGTCTGAGCTCTGAATAGACGTGTGTCTTGGTGtatttgttgggatggatagTGATGTGTTAGAAGGGAACAAATGTGGCCTGCAATCTTTGGATTATTTCACTGATAATCGCGAGAGTAAAGAATTTGTCGGTAGTTCTAGAAAATTTGTGTAGAAACAAACTTGAACCTTGTTTGTGATTGCGACGTAGAAGGAATCCTACTTTTTGTAAGATTGTAAACAGCTTTTAACCGTGGCTGTGGTGGTTGGAAGCGTCATCCAACAAATAAACGAGTATATAATCAAATGATCAATTTTGTTGGCAGGTATAAATTGTGAAAGCTATGAATTATGAGCACGAAATAGACTACACATGTAATTATAATGTGTTTTATtcaatatttgataaaaattaGTACATTTTTCATCTTAGAAAAAAAGTCAGTTTTTCATTTATTCATTCAAGAATCAAAGAGAACGACAATAATCTTGAAAATATTAACATTTTCCTTATAAAATAGTGTAGACTAAATTGTAGTAACACAAGTTCTAATAATTATTACTAGTAGAGAATGAGTATAAATTAAAGATAAGGAAATTATATCTGAAAATCATAGAGAAATAAGTACTCTCCATGTAGTAACTTGTGATTAAGTGTGCactatttctttttctcttgGAATTTTGGAAACATCCAAATGAGGTAGTGCACACTATCatcaatataattttttttatataaaatttggttaaattatgattaatctacaatttttaaaaatgaccgattataattttaacattttttctaTTGTCCCATAATCTATAATTTTGGAAAAATATGTATAATTTGACAAACGAAATATATTACTCAATGTGGACAAAACATTGTACAACTATTTAATTGAAACCATTTAATACACTTAGTCAATCATACCTTTAATTTTTCATATATACACCTCATATTGATAAACTCAAAAATATAGAATGCTAGAATATTTCGCTAACAGTCGAGAAAAATGtcaaaaattataatatattgaaccatttttataaattatgagATTGaccaaaatttgatttttttttcacaatttaCTCTTATTTTGTTAATATTGATGCcagaaaaacttttttttttttcaaaaattcaaagaCCATATTATTGACCAATTTGTCAATCGATTTTACGTTTCATTTTCCCCTACAAATTTGTTTAAAAAATGTTTTCTATTTTCTAGACAATCCACGACCAAACACACCCCTTGACTTTTCTCGCATCTCAACTCTGACCGTTGAACACTCCTTGATCGATCAAAGTTCATCATCTCTCCCGATACTCACTTCATCGAACTCACACTTCTAACGATCACTGCAATTCGTCAGCTTCAAGTTGCAGAAAAGCATGGATTTCGCAAATATGGATCGGCGGCAGCTGACGTTAGCCGGCGCCGGATTCTCGGTGATGCTGACTCTGCACTATAGTTTCCAGCTCGTATCGCAGCACCTCTTCTACTGGAAGAATCCCAAGGAGCAGCGGTCCATACTCATCATCCTCCTCCTGCCGCCGGTTTACGCCGTTACCTCATTTTTCGGATTCATCGATCGCCGCGGCAGCAAGCAGTTTTTCATGCTCCTGGACTCTGTCAAAGACTGCTACAGTGCTTTGGTGCGTcgatttcttctttcttcttcttatcGTCGTGTTAATTTGGTGTATTGATGTTGAATTGTGTGTTTTGGTGTTGGCGGAGCAGGCAATTGCGACGTTTTTGAGTTTGATCTATAGCTATTCGAATCTCTCGATGAGCAGAGATTCTGTGCCTGATGAGATGAAGGGGAGAGAGATTCGCCTTCTGTTTCCGATGAATCTTCTCCTGGTGAGGTTTTTCCCTTTAATCGAAGTAGTCCTTTGTGCTTTTCTGGTGTTGAATTTTATCCATaagaaaactagggtttctgcAGCTCAATTGAGTTTAATAATTTGGGTGTTCTGCAAAAATGTTTTAAGCTGGATTGTTAATTATGAatttgtgtgttattttctgGAAATCTGCAGCCTAGAACGACTCGTTTGAATCAGGAGAAGTTTAGGCGTCTGAAGAGCTGGATATGGCAATTTGTGATCATCCGTCCGGTTTGTTCTGTTCTGATGATGGCATTGCAGTTCATTGGGGTGTATCCCAGTTGGCTCGGTTGGGGATTTACCGTTGTTCTGAATATATCGATTCTTTTGGCCATGTATTCGTTGCTCGTCTTCTATTACGCCTTTGCCAAAGAATTGGAACCACACGAGCCACTCTCGAAGTTCATCTGCATCAAGGGGATTGTTTTCTTCGGTTTTTGGCAGGTAATTGCGGCTTTCTTAATTCATGCTCTGCTTTATATTCACTAGATAAACAACTAAGTAGATAAATATGTGGGAGTATTTCTTCAGAGCTTGACAAATTGGATGGTGATTGCATTTCATGTTGCATGCTTCACATGTGTTCTTTCTTCGTTAAATCCGTGGGATTGTTGTTTAGAATAAGAAGTTAGTATATGGGAGTTGATTCGTGCTTGACTGCAACACTTCACTAACTGAATGGCGATTGTTGAATATCTACCAAATGAAAACTAGGTTTTTGGAAAATGTATATGTTTGTGATATAGGCATAAATGCAATCAGATCTATGTATAATTCGAGTTATTACCTGGACAGTAGTTATATTTGTATGGGTTGATTAAAGGTGCATGTTTTCACTCTGCCTActtatatgaaaaaaataaatttttagatACTACTAATCTATCTCATTGGGAGAAACCCCTTGCTGCTTTCTGATTGTTTGTAAGAGAACTAATCGTTTCGGTGTATCACTGAAAATCAAGTGATGAATCTTCTCTTGTAGCCACAGTGACTAGACATTTGAGAAGTCGTGATAAATGAATTCAAAACATGTTCTTCAAGATTAAGATATGAAGAAATTTGCTTTATATTACTGCATTACTACAACACTATCAGTTTCTGCTAAAAGGAAACTGCTATTAAACTAACTGAAATTTCCAATGTAACGAACTATCTTTCAGTTTCTCGCATTTTGAATCCCTACGAAGGTTCAGTATGTTTAAAATATGATGAACATGGGGTACAAAGTAAGATGATTCTTTGTCAACTGGGCATCGTAACAAAATTATTTGAACTCTGCTAATGTCGTGATGAATACAGGGAGTGTTACTACACATCTTGGTCGATCTTGGCGTTCTCCAATCTCATCATTTCTGGTTAGAGACAGAGAATGTTGGCGAAGCATATCATAAGGTTTTAGTATGTGTCGAGATGATGTTCTTCGCAGTACTCCATCAATATGCCTACCATGCTGCACCTTACAGTGGAGACGTAGAAGCAAAACTGAAGTTGCAGAAAAAGCATGAATGATAGTGGATAGAAGCTGAAGTGAAGCACTAGCCATGTACAATTTTTTATGACATGATCCTTAGCTATACAATGCTTAGATTATTCTTGCAGTTTTTGGAGGTTCTAAAACTGATGTATGTCTGTTTTGTACAGTGTGATCTTGTTTTAATGGAATCATATGTAGTGTGTTTCTGGTCTCAATTGAACTCTATTCTTTCCTTAGTTTTCAAATTGGAATGATTACAATATACAAAGCACAACCTTCATGATCAGATGAAACCATTTAAAAGAGTGATTATTTTCGTTTTGTGTGTACTTGATATTGGACTGAGCAAAGCCCAATCCTATTTTGGGCTTTTAAAGAAATTGTGTGGAGCTAAGCCCAAGCCTATTTTGGGCTTTTAAAGAAATTGTGTGGAGCTAAGCCCAAGCCTATTTTGGGTTTTggaattttcatttattaaatgatGGACTCTGAAAAGAAAAGGATTAGCTCATCAAAAAAGAATGTGTAGTAATCCTTTACTCACAGCTCCCAAATTAAATACTATAATAGGGTTTTCATATTTATGTAGAAGTTTTCTACCAAATTCAAATTGTTTCGTAGCTTCATATATCTGCATTACATATGAACAATTGATGATTATGTTAAATTTGATGTAAAATGATTTGCATTGAGGTTCTTTGATATGTTTATGCAAAATATACTGGGAATTGGGTGTTATGCAATTTATcaatgaaattatgaaaaaacAATCAAATTTTTAACGATGTACTAATATTGGTAAGCATTTATGAGTATGAAAACGATGGGTTATTTATCACTGTTAATGTTTTGTAATTACAACATGTACGTATTTGTAGCTTGCGTGTTTATCACAAGCTTATtcccttcttttcttttttctgtttGAGAAAGCATTTACCAAAGCAATTAAATTGGTACGACATTTCTCCTCTTCAAATAAATCGGGGTTCGAATCATCTTTGTACACGCAAAATCCATGAAACATTGAATTGGTGGCCAATATATACATCTAGTACTAATTAACTAACACATCACCTTGTATCAATTGCATGAGCTTCCAAATCTTAAACTAAAATTTTCTTGATCAGGCAACAAAGTCATGGGATCCAAACTTACATGTTTGTGGCTATAAATTGTAAGAAATTGGTAAGCAATAAACGAATTAATTTGAGGTACATAGGAATCTTTGTAATCCTATCCAATCAAGCATCATCCATTTTGTCCCAATCATGAATTGGATGTGGCTCGTTTGGATACAATTACTCTCGATTCTTCCTTTGAATTTCCCatactatttaattttaattattacgcctcctttcattttatttttccacAATTTTCAACACTTCACCCATGCCACACATTGCGTCCCCATTTACAAAATATTGGTCCTtccattttaaattaattgtttcatatttttattttgtttattagaAGCATGATTCACAATTCACATACACTAATTAGAAGTTAGAACCACATCCTTAATGCAAAACTAAGACCAAATAATTGTTATAGGACATGAGAATCTGATTAATAAATACTGATTTCTACTGATTTTTTCTATGTATATATGAATGCAGATTTTTCATTTGTGATAGTGATTTTACTACTATAATATTGATCAACAATTCACAATCAATTTTCACAATGAAGTCAAGTCTGAATCTCAAAATTTGAGATGTGAATGGTCCAACGACTTGTCCTAAAGTAAGAGACAAAAATTGGTAGGTGTAGACAATTTGTGAAATCCtagaaataattaatttggaGGGGTCCAAAAAATATTTTGGGCAATTATTTTATACCCCTATAATTTAGAATGCAATATAATATTATAGTGATCCATCCCTTTTCATTTAGTAAGGGGTGTATGGTTATGCagaaagagataaagagaagaATTTGTATTAAAGCTTTTGGTCGGCGGTTCCACATCTTGGAACCTACCGCACTACGTCGTTTTCTATCTCAAAATGTTGAATTTTGGTTTTTTATTTGCATGTGAAATtgtacatatacataaattttggGCACCAATGATAGAATAGAGAGGTTGGAAAGTGGCATACCCTTTTAAGAAAAGAATATGTATTATCATGTGGTATTCGGTTtcttagataaaataataccaagatacaatctagaattgagttgtgagattattttagttatatgGGGTTAACTATGattaattatcccatgattattcaTCTTGGATTGAGTTGCTGGGTTGAAtcacatgaaccaaacacactacaaatttaatctcgaaTATAATcatgcaaaccgaacacccctttATTGTATTATCTAATCCAAtatagattatttttttttgtgaaaatggaCAGAAATTTAAAGATTTTAGTTTCATACATTAATCATTCTACTATTAGATAATTGtatcttcatttttttaatgcatACATATTACATACTTATATGTAAATGTAAAATCATGTGAGTAGTTATTATGCgtgtataatttatttatatatgatgTTATACATAGGGGATAGTATAATACTGTATTATAATTATAGAGGCGGTTtcagtaaaaaaattaaaataagaattttgagacctgaaaattatataaattctTTAATTCCTGATATCAGTTTGCacgacaaaaaaaattaatatcagTTTGCAcgacaaaaaatattaattcctgATATTGAATCATAAACTAATATGAAGTCGAATGCTTATTTTGTGATGTCAAttgttattaatatatttacgaaataatataattttatattctaactTTAAGAAAACTTTTGAAATTAACCATCACCTATGTACTATGGTGCATGCATGTGTTTTTCTAGGAACATGGTTCCAATTTTACTAAATGGATGATCATCAGATCATGGTTGATTTCTATGAagaatattataataatatattttctttatcttttttaatatattttataaattattagtgTCTCTTTATGGCCATCATAGACCACAAAAATTAGTGATTTAGATTGATTCACAATTTTCAAGGACAAAAAGCTTTCATTTCATCTTCTCattaataaagtaggaaatggaGAAGAAAGTGCAAGAAtatttgagagaatgaggaaGCAAGAAGATTCTTTCAACTTTCCAGCACGAATTGGTTGTTCTCTcactcttttttttatgaatcaaTTAATGGAATATAAAGGTAAAAAGTAAAGTACAAGCAAGACACGGGCATATCTGAGGTATACATGCCTAAGA
Coding sequences within:
- the LOC121774714 gene encoding transmembrane protein 184C-like; translated protein: MDFANMDRRQLTLAGAGFSVMLTLHYSFQLVSQHLFYWKNPKEQRSILIILLLPPVYAVTSFFGFIDRRGSKQFFMLLDSVKDCYSALAIATFLSLIYSYSNLSMSRDSVPDEMKGREIRLLFPMNLLLPRTTRLNQEKFRRLKSWIWQFVIIRPVCSVLMMALQFIGVYPSWLGWGFTVVLNISILLAMYSLLVFYYAFAKELEPHEPLSKFICIKGIVFFGFWQGVLLHILVDLGVLQSHHFWLETENVGEAYHKVLVCVEMMFFAVLHQYAYHAAPYSGDVEAKLKLQKKHE